TCCGCCACCGCGCCGTCCTGCACTCCAGCCTGGGCATCTTCCTGTGCGAACAGGTCTTCGGGACGACCCTGACCCTCAGCACCGGCAAGAAGGTCCCCGTGCGATTGATCGGCGAGCAGCACGTCCGCGAGGACATGGGCGGCGAGATTCCCACCGTGCAGGACTGGCTGGGCGACCTGCCCCTGCGCCCCTGGATGGCCCGCGGCGCCGCCCGCCTGAGCGAACAGGAGGACGGACCGTGAGTGTCTTCCCGCAGGGGTTCACCCGCCGCCTGCAGCGCGCCGGGGTGACCCGCGTGCAGTTCGCATACCACTGGCACAGCGACGAAATGCAGCTGGAACTGGAGGTGCTCGGCGAAGACGGGCAGGCGCTGACCCTGCCGCCGGAACTGCAAGGGGAGATCCGGGAGGGGATTTACAGGGCAGATCTCGGTGGGTATCGCACGTACCTGTGGGACCTCGCCAGCGGTGAGGTGGTCCCGTTCGGGCAGCTGACGTACCTGACGGGCGACAGTCAGGACGGCACCTATCAGGTGACCTTCACTGGCGACCCGCAGGAGACACTAGCGGCCCACAGCACCCCCGGCCCGACGCGGGAACAGGTGGACGCCTGGGTGACCTCGCCCGACCCGCAGGTCCGCGCGGCGGT
The DNA window shown above is from Deinococcus sedimenti and carries:
- a CDS encoding DUF6915 family protein, with translation MAHPYHHAISSSRQFGGTPDEYLPIHNWFDQTKAHLPDVRHRAVLHSSLGIFLCEQVFGTTLTLSTGKKVPVRLIGEQHVREDMGGEIPTVQDWLGDLPLRPWMARGAARLSEQEDGP